A window of the Pseudomonas furukawaii genome harbors these coding sequences:
- a CDS encoding sarcosine oxidase subunit alpha, which translates to MSQVNRLPKGGRIDRSQPLTFTFNGQNYQGYNGDSLAAALLANGVDIVGRSFKYSRPRGIVAAGAEEPNAILQLGAAENAQVPNIRATQQALYAGLVATSTNGWPSVNNDVMGILGKVGGGMMPPGFYYKTFMYPQNLWLTYEKYIRKAAGLGRSPLEVDPDIYDHMNQYCDVLVVGSGPAGLAAALAAGRSGARVILADEQEEFGGSLLDTRETLDGKPASEWVAKVIAELETLPEVTLLPRATVNGYHDHNFLTIHQRLTDHLGEVAPRGQARHRVHRVRAKRVVLAAGAHERPLVYANNDVPGNMLAGAVSTYVNRYGVAPGRQLVLSTNNDYAYRVVLDWLDAGQQVVAVADARSNPRGTWVEEARARGVRILTGSAVVEARGSKRVSGARICAIDVKGHRVTSPGEVVDCDLIVSSGGYSPVVHLASHLGGKPVWREDILAFVPSEGGFQQRHCAGAVNGVFALGDVLADGFEAGAKAAAEAGFKAIEGTVPKTEKRKEEATLALFQVPHDKSTARAPKQFVDLQNDVTAAGIELATREGFESVEHVKRYTALGFGTDQGKLGNINGLAIAARSMGISIAEMGTTMFRPNYTPVTFGAVAGRHCGNLFDPKRYTAMHSWHLKQGAEFEDVGQWKRPWYFPKRGEDLHAAVARECKAVRDSVGILDASTLGKIDIQGPDAREFLNRVYTNAWTKLDVGKARYGLMCKEDGMVFDDGVTACVGENHFIMTTTTGGAARVMEWLEIYHQTEWPELKVYFTSVTDHWATMTLSGPNSRKLLSEVTDIDLDKDAFPFMTWKEGLVGGVPARVFRISFTGELSYEVNVQADYALGVWEQIVEAGKKYNLTPYGTETMHVLRAEKGFIIVGQDTDGSVTPDDLNMGWCVGRNKPFSWIGWRGMNREDCLREDRKQLVGLKPLDPNQVLPEGAQLVFDPKQSIPMKMVGHVTSSYMSPSLGHSFAMAVVKGGLKRMGERVFAPLADGSVIEAEICSSVFYDPKGDRQNV; encoded by the coding sequence ATGAGCCAGGTCAATCGCCTTCCCAAGGGTGGCCGCATCGATCGCAGCCAACCGCTGACCTTCACCTTCAACGGCCAGAACTACCAGGGCTACAACGGCGACAGCCTGGCCGCCGCCCTGCTGGCCAACGGCGTGGACATCGTCGGCCGCAGCTTCAAGTACTCCCGTCCGCGCGGCATCGTCGCCGCCGGCGCCGAAGAGCCCAACGCCATCCTCCAGCTGGGCGCCGCTGAAAACGCCCAGGTGCCGAACATCCGTGCCACCCAGCAGGCCCTCTACGCCGGTCTGGTGGCCACCAGCACCAATGGTTGGCCGAGCGTGAACAACGACGTCATGGGCATTCTCGGCAAGGTCGGCGGCGGCATGATGCCGCCCGGGTTCTACTACAAGACCTTCATGTACCCGCAGAACCTGTGGCTGACCTACGAGAAGTACATCCGCAAGGCCGCCGGCCTGGGACGTTCGCCGCTCGAGGTCGACCCGGACATCTACGACCACATGAACCAGTACTGCGACGTGCTGGTGGTCGGCTCCGGCCCCGCAGGCCTGGCCGCCGCGCTGGCCGCCGGCCGCAGTGGCGCCCGCGTGATCCTCGCCGACGAGCAGGAAGAGTTCGGCGGTAGCCTGCTGGACACCCGTGAAACCCTGGACGGCAAGCCGGCATCCGAGTGGGTCGCCAAGGTCATCGCCGAGCTGGAGACCCTGCCGGAAGTGACCCTGCTGCCGCGCGCCACGGTGAACGGCTACCACGACCACAACTTCCTCACCATCCACCAGCGCCTGACCGACCACCTGGGCGAAGTGGCCCCCCGTGGCCAGGCCCGCCATCGCGTCCACCGCGTCCGCGCCAAGCGCGTGGTGCTGGCCGCCGGCGCCCACGAGCGTCCGCTGGTCTACGCCAACAACGACGTCCCCGGCAACATGCTGGCCGGCGCCGTCTCCACCTACGTCAACCGCTACGGCGTGGCCCCCGGCCGCCAGCTGGTGCTGTCCACCAACAACGACTACGCCTACCGCGTGGTGCTGGACTGGCTGGACGCCGGCCAGCAGGTGGTGGCCGTCGCCGACGCCCGCAGCAACCCCCGCGGCACCTGGGTGGAAGAGGCCCGCGCCCGTGGCGTGCGTATCCTCACCGGCAGCGCCGTGGTGGAAGCCCGGGGCAGCAAGCGTGTCAGCGGCGCCCGCATCTGCGCCATCGATGTGAAGGGCCACCGCGTCACCAGCCCGGGCGAGGTGGTGGATTGCGACCTGATCGTCAGCTCCGGCGGCTACAGCCCGGTGGTCCACCTGGCTTCCCACCTGGGCGGCAAGCCCGTCTGGCGTGAAGACATCCTGGCCTTCGTCCCGAGCGAAGGCGGCTTCCAGCAGCGCCACTGCGCCGGTGCCGTGAACGGTGTGTTCGCCCTGGGCGACGTGCTTGCCGACGGCTTCGAGGCCGGCGCCAAGGCGGCCGCCGAGGCCGGCTTCAAGGCCATCGAAGGCACGGTGCCGAAGACCGAGAAGCGCAAGGAAGAGGCCACCCTGGCCCTGTTCCAGGTGCCCCACGACAAGTCCACCGCCCGTGCGCCGAAGCAGTTCGTCGACCTGCAGAACGACGTCACCGCCGCCGGTATCGAGCTGGCCACCCGCGAAGGCTTCGAGTCGGTCGAGCACGTCAAGCGCTACACCGCGCTGGGCTTCGGCACCGATCAGGGCAAGCTGGGCAACATCAACGGCCTGGCCATCGCCGCCCGGTCGATGGGCATCAGCATCGCGGAAATGGGCACCACCATGTTCCGTCCGAACTACACGCCGGTGACCTTCGGCGCCGTCGCCGGTCGTCATTGCGGCAACCTGTTCGACCCGAAACGCTACACCGCCATGCACAGCTGGCACCTGAAGCAGGGCGCCGAGTTCGAGGACGTCGGCCAGTGGAAGCGTCCCTGGTACTTCCCCAAGCGTGGCGAGGACCTGCATGCCGCCGTGGCCCGCGAGTGCAAGGCCGTGCGTGACAGCGTGGGCATCCTCGACGCCTCCACCCTGGGCAAGATCGACATCCAGGGCCCGGACGCGCGGGAATTCCTCAACCGTGTCTACACCAACGCCTGGACCAAGCTGGACGTGGGCAAGGCCCGCTACGGCCTGATGTGCAAGGAAGACGGCATGGTCTTCGACGACGGCGTGACCGCCTGCGTCGGCGAAAACCACTTCATCATGACCACCACCACCGGCGGTGCCGCCCGGGTGATGGAATGGCTGGAGATCTACCACCAGACCGAATGGCCGGAGCTGAAGGTGTACTTCACCTCGGTCACCGACCACTGGGCCACCATGACCCTGTCCGGCCCCAACAGCCGCAAGCTGCTGAGCGAGGTCACCGACATCGACCTGGACAAGGACGCCTTCCCCTTCATGACCTGGAAGGAAGGCCTGGTGGGCGGCGTGCCGGCGCGGGTGTTCCGCATCTCCTTCACCGGCGAGCTGTCCTACGAGGTGAACGTGCAGGCCGATTACGCCCTGGGCGTGTGGGAGCAGATCGTCGAGGCGGGCAAGAAGTACAACCTGACCCCCTACGGCACCGAGACCATGCACGTGCTGCGCGCCGAGAAGGGCTTCATCATCGTCGGCCAGGACACCGATGGTTCGGTGACCCCGGACGACCTGAACATGGGCTGGTGCGTCGGCCGCAACAAGCCCTTCTCCTGGATCGGCTGGCGTGGCATGAACCGCGAGGACTGCCTGCGGGAAGACCGCAAGCAGCTGGTGGGCCTCAAGCCCCTCGACCCGAACCAGGTGCTGCCGGAAGGCGCGCAGCTGGTGTTCGATCCGAAGCAGTCCATCCCGATGAAGATGGTCGGCCACGTCACCTCCAGCTACATGAGCCCCAGCCTCGGCCACTCCTTCGCCATGGCCGTGGTCAAGGGCGGCCTCAAGCGCATGGGCGAGCGTGTCTTCGCGCCGCTGGCCGATGGCAGCGTGATCGAAGCCGAAATCTGCAGCTCCGTGTTCTATGACCCGAAAGGGGACCGCCAGAATGTCTAA
- a CDS encoding sarcosine oxidase subunit gamma, with translation MSNVNVYKQRPDKARAESPLYHAGLDELARKGKSNAGVILREKKLLGHLVIRGDASDPAFAGGVHKALGLELPVALTLVANGDSSLQWLGPDEWLLVVPGGTEYEVEQRLRAALEGQHISVVNVSGGQTLLELSGPHARDVLMKSTVYDVHPSNFPVGKAVGTTFAKAGAVIRHTGEDTWELVIRRSFSDYLWLWLQDASAEYGLAVKA, from the coding sequence ATGTCTAATGTGAACGTCTACAAGCAGCGCCCCGACAAAGCCCGTGCCGAATCGCCGCTGTACCACGCCGGTCTTGACGAGCTGGCGCGCAAGGGCAAGAGCAACGCGGGCGTGATCCTGCGGGAAAAGAAACTCCTCGGTCACCTGGTGATCCGTGGCGACGCCAGTGACCCCGCCTTCGCCGGCGGCGTGCACAAGGCCCTGGGCCTGGAGCTGCCGGTGGCCCTGACCCTGGTGGCGAACGGTGACAGCTCCCTGCAGTGGCTCGGCCCGGACGAGTGGCTGCTGGTGGTGCCGGGCGGCACCGAGTACGAGGTGGAGCAGCGCCTGCGCGCGGCCCTGGAGGGCCAGCACATCTCCGTGGTCAACGTCAGCGGTGGCCAGACCCTGCTCGAACTGTCCGGCCCCCATGCCCGGGACGTGCTGATGAAGTCCACGGTGTACGACGTGCACCCCAGCAACTTCCCGGTGGGCAAGGCGGTAGGCACCACCTTCGCCAAGGCCGGCGCGGTGATCCGCCACACGGGCGAGGACACCTGGGAGCTGGTGATCCGCCGCAGCTTCTCCGACTACCTCTGGCTCTGGCTGCAGGACGCCAGCGCCGAGTACGGGCTGGCGGTGAAGGCCTGA
- the purU gene encoding formyltetrahydrofolate deformylase, giving the protein MSRTPDTWILTAHCPSVLGTVDAVTRFLFEQRCYVTEHHSFDDRLASRFFIRVEFRQPDGFDEQAFRAGLDERLAPFDMQLELTPPGYRAKVVIMVSKADHCLNDLLYRQRIGQLAMDVVAVVSNHPDLEPLARWHGIPYHHFPLDPNDKPAQERRVLQVIEETGAELVVLARYMQVLSPELCRKLDGWAINIHHSLLPGFKGAKPYHQAYQKGVKLVGATAHYINNDLDEGPIIAQGVEPVDHAHYPEDLIAKGRDIECLTLAKAVGYHIERRVFLNANRTVVLNA; this is encoded by the coding sequence ATGAGCCGCACACCCGATACCTGGATCCTCACCGCCCACTGCCCGAGCGTGCTCGGTACCGTGGATGCGGTGACGCGCTTCCTGTTCGAGCAGCGCTGCTACGTCACCGAGCACCATTCGTTCGATGACCGGCTGGCCTCGCGCTTCTTCATCCGCGTCGAGTTCCGCCAGCCCGACGGCTTCGACGAGCAGGCCTTCCGCGCCGGCCTCGACGAGCGCCTGGCGCCGTTCGACATGCAGCTGGAACTGACGCCGCCGGGCTACCGTGCCAAGGTGGTGATCATGGTCTCCAAGGCCGACCACTGCCTGAACGACCTGCTTTACCGCCAGCGCATCGGCCAACTGGCCATGGACGTGGTGGCGGTGGTGTCCAACCACCCGGACCTGGAGCCCCTGGCCCGCTGGCACGGGATTCCGTATCACCATTTCCCCCTCGACCCCAACGACAAGCCGGCCCAGGAGCGCCGCGTGCTGCAGGTGATCGAGGAGACCGGCGCCGAACTCGTGGTCCTCGCCCGCTACATGCAGGTGCTGTCCCCCGAGTTGTGCAGGAAGCTCGACGGCTGGGCCATCAACATCCACCACTCGCTGCTGCCCGGCTTCAAGGGCGCCAAACCCTACCACCAGGCCTACCAGAAGGGCGTCAAGCTGGTGGGGGCCACCGCCCACTACATCAACAACGACCTGGACGAGGGACCGATCATCGCCCAGGGCGTCGAGCCGGTGGACCACGCTCACTACCCCGAGGACCTGATCGCCAAGGGCCGCGACATCGAATGCCTGACCCTGGCCAAGGCCGTGGGTTACCACATCGAGCGCCGGGTTTTCCTCAACGCCAACCGCACGGTGGTGCTCAACGCCTGA
- the fdhA gene encoding formaldehyde dehydrogenase, glutathione-independent: MSGNRGVVYLGAGKVEVQKIDYPKMQDPRGKKIEHGVILKVVSTNICGSDQHMVRGRTTAQVGLVLGHEITGEVIEKGRDVENLQIGDLVSVPFNVACGRCRSCKEQHTGVCLTVNPARAGGAYGYVDMGDWTGGQAEYVLVPYADFNLLKLPNRDKAMEKIRDLTCLSDILPTGYHGAVTAGVGPGSTVYVAGAGPVGLAAAASARLLGAAVVIVGDLNPARLAHAKAQGFEIADLSLDTPLHEQVAALLGEPEVDCAIDCVGFEARGHGHEGAKHEAPATVLNSLMQITRVAGKIGIPGLYVTEDPGAVDAAAKIGSLSIRFGLGWAKSHSFHTGQTPVMKYNRALMQAIMWDRINIAEVVGVQVISLDDAPRGYGEFDAGVPKKFVIDPHKTFSAA, from the coding sequence ATGTCTGGTAATCGTGGTGTCGTTTATCTCGGTGCGGGCAAGGTCGAAGTGCAGAAGATCGACTACCCGAAGATGCAGGATCCCCGCGGCAAGAAGATCGAGCACGGGGTGATCCTGAAGGTGGTGTCCACCAACATCTGCGGCTCGGACCAGCACATGGTGCGCGGCCGTACCACCGCCCAGGTCGGCCTGGTGCTCGGCCACGAGATCACCGGCGAGGTGATCGAGAAAGGCCGTGACGTGGAGAACCTGCAGATCGGCGACCTGGTTTCCGTACCCTTCAACGTGGCCTGCGGCCGCTGCCGTTCCTGCAAGGAACAGCACACCGGCGTCTGCCTCACCGTCAACCCGGCCCGTGCCGGCGGCGCCTACGGCTATGTCGACATGGGCGACTGGACCGGCGGCCAGGCCGAGTACGTGCTCGTTCCCTACGCCGACTTCAACCTGCTGAAGCTGCCGAACCGCGACAAGGCCATGGAGAAGATCCGTGACCTGACCTGCCTTTCCGACATCCTGCCCACCGGCTACCACGGCGCCGTGACCGCCGGCGTCGGCCCGGGCAGCACCGTGTACGTCGCCGGTGCCGGTCCCGTCGGCCTCGCCGCCGCCGCCTCGGCGCGCCTGCTGGGCGCCGCCGTGGTCATAGTCGGTGACCTCAACCCCGCCCGACTGGCCCACGCCAAGGCCCAGGGCTTCGAGATCGCCGACCTGTCCCTGGACACCCCGCTGCACGAGCAGGTCGCCGCGCTGCTGGGCGAGCCGGAAGTGGATTGCGCCATCGACTGCGTGGGCTTCGAGGCCCGTGGTCATGGCCATGAAGGCGCCAAGCACGAGGCCCCGGCCACCGTGCTCAACTCGCTGATGCAGATCACCCGCGTCGCCGGCAAGATCGGTATCCCCGGCCTCTACGTCACCGAAGACCCGGGCGCCGTGGACGCCGCCGCGAAGATTGGCAGCCTGAGCATCCGCTTCGGCCTCGGCTGGGCGAAATCCCACAGCTTCCACACCGGCCAGACCCCGGTGATGAAGTACAACCGCGCGCTGATGCAGGCGATCATGTGGGACCGCATCAACATCGCCGAAGTGGTGGGCGTACAGGTCATCAGCCTGGACGACGCGCCCCGTGGCTACGGCGAGTTCGATGCCGGCGTGCCGAAGAAATTCGTCATCGACCCGCACAAGACCTTCAGCGCCGCCTGA
- a CDS encoding DUF2780 domain-containing protein has protein sequence MHSPRSLTLAVLLSLAASPVFAVSLGDVVAAAAATGGEGATAQTPGVTAAESAALLQQLGGELQITPEQALGGAAALFGLARNNLPAEQFAQLDQAVPGVGVLTDPNTQGLLSSIGGLLGQQAGGAEGPGGAAGVLAGQPMNSMTDVSQAFGSLGMDNGLIARFAPLILSFLGQQGLAESLLQNLGNLWKWTTPPVPSSPAIPAGQAVPVNGLST, from the coding sequence ATGCACAGTCCCCGAAGCCTGACCCTGGCCGTCCTGCTCAGCCTGGCCGCCAGCCCCGTATTCGCTGTTTCCCTGGGCGATGTGGTCGCAGCGGCCGCCGCCACGGGCGGAGAGGGGGCGACCGCCCAGACGCCTGGCGTGACCGCTGCGGAGTCGGCGGCGCTCCTGCAGCAACTGGGCGGCGAGTTGCAGATCACCCCGGAGCAGGCCCTGGGCGGTGCGGCGGCGCTGTTCGGGCTGGCCCGCAACAACCTGCCGGCGGAGCAGTTCGCCCAACTGGACCAGGCGGTGCCCGGTGTCGGCGTACTGACCGACCCCAACACCCAGGGACTGCTCAGCAGCATCGGCGGCCTGCTGGGTCAGCAGGCCGGCGGCGCGGAAGGGCCGGGAGGGGCCGCCGGCGTGCTGGCGGGACAGCCGATGAACAGCATGACGGACGTCAGCCAGGCGTTCGGTTCACTGGGCATGGATAACGGCCTGATCGCCCGGTTCGCCCCGCTGATCCTGTCCTTCCTCGGGCAGCAGGGCCTGGCCGAGTCGCTCCTGCAGAACCTCGGCAACCTGTGGAAGTGGACCACGCCACCGGTGCCGTCCAGCCCGGCGATTCCGGCGGGCCAGGCGGTGCCGGTGAACGGCTTGTCCACCTGA
- a CDS encoding acyltransferase, whose translation MRALLTGSATTLLLLLNTLTLIGPMLVIALLKLVLPGQSLKDTCSRGVMWIAEAWAENCKRVFALLTPTHWDIRGGEGLRQDTSYLVISNHQSWVDIPALVQAFNRKAPYFKFFLKKELIWVPFLGLAFWALDYPFMKRYSKAFLEKHPEMKGKDLAITRAACEKFKRLPVTVVNYLEGTRFTPAKHAAQQSPYRFLLKPKAGGVAFVLASLGEQLDAVLDVTLVYPGQAVPGFWALLSGQVPWVTVDIRTRELDPALWQGDYENDGVFRQYVQGWVSDLWREKDARIAELRAELGQDR comes from the coding sequence ATGCGGGCACTCTTGACCGGAAGCGCCACCACCCTGCTGCTGCTGCTCAACACCCTGACCCTGATCGGCCCGATGCTGGTCATCGCCCTGCTCAAGCTCGTGCTGCCGGGCCAGTCCCTGAAGGACACCTGCTCCCGCGGCGTGATGTGGATCGCCGAAGCCTGGGCGGAGAACTGCAAGCGCGTCTTCGCCCTGCTCACCCCGACCCACTGGGATATCCGTGGCGGCGAGGGCCTGCGCCAGGACACCTCCTACCTGGTCATCAGCAACCACCAGTCCTGGGTGGACATCCCGGCCCTGGTGCAGGCGTTCAACCGCAAGGCGCCCTACTTCAAGTTCTTCCTGAAAAAGGAACTGATCTGGGTGCCCTTCCTCGGCCTCGCCTTCTGGGCCCTGGACTACCCCTTCATGAAACGCTACAGCAAGGCCTTCCTCGAGAAGCATCCGGAGATGAAGGGCAAGGACCTGGCGATCACCCGGGCCGCCTGCGAGAAGTTCAAGCGCCTGCCGGTCACCGTGGTCAACTACCTGGAAGGCACGCGCTTCACACCCGCCAAGCACGCCGCCCAGCAGTCCCCCTACCGTTTCCTGCTGAAGCCCAAGGCGGGCGGCGTCGCCTTCGTCCTCGCCTCGCTGGGCGAGCAACTGGATGCCGTCCTCGACGTCACCCTGGTCTACCCCGGCCAGGCCGTGCCCGGCTTCTGGGCGCTGCTGTCAGGCCAGGTGCCATGGGTGACCGTGGATATCCGCACGCGCGAACTGGACCCGGCCCTGTGGCAGGGCGACTACGAGAACGACGGCGTGTTCCGCCAGTACGTCCAGGGCTGGGTGAGCGACCTCTGGCGGGAGAAGGACGCGCGCATCGCCGAACTGCGCGCGGAACTGGGGCAGGATCGCTGA
- the rloA2 gene encoding retropepsin-like aspartic peptidase RloA2 codes for MKALIALLALVALPALANQEPALYGRYEYVKLPEIGQTLKAKMDTGALTASLSARDIELFKRDGEEWVRFRLATKDADDTLYEHRLARISKIKNRADELADEDEAPSAEISRRPVVDLEMCLGGTRRTVEVNLTDRSSFNYPLLIGAKALKEFKAAIYAGHKFTAGKPQC; via the coding sequence TTGAAAGCCCTGATCGCCCTGCTAGCCCTGGTCGCGCTGCCGGCCCTCGCCAACCAGGAACCGGCCCTCTACGGTCGTTACGAGTACGTGAAGCTGCCGGAGATCGGCCAGACCCTGAAGGCGAAGATGGACACCGGCGCGCTGACCGCCTCCCTGTCCGCCAGGGACATCGAACTGTTCAAGCGTGACGGCGAGGAATGGGTACGTTTCCGCCTGGCCACCAAGGATGCCGACGACACCCTCTACGAGCATCGCCTGGCGCGTATCAGCAAGATCAAGAACCGTGCGGACGAACTGGCCGACGAAGACGAGGCCCCCTCGGCGGAGATATCCAGGCGGCCGGTGGTCGACCTGGAAATGTGCCTGGGCGGAACCCGGCGCACGGTGGAGGTGAACCTCACCGACCGCTCCAGCTTCAACTACCCGCTGCTGATCGGCGCCAAGGCCCTGAAGGAGTTCAAGGCGGCCATCTACGCGGGCCACAAGTTCACCGCCGGCAAGCCCCAGTGCTGA